Below is a genomic region from Rhodospirillum centenum SW.
TGGCGTCCTCATAGGCCATGAGCTGGTAATCGACGGTGATGCCGGCCGGTTCGAACACGGCCTTCGCCAGATCGATCAGATAGCCGGCCGGCTCCTGCCCCGGCTCGCAGTTGTAGGGGCACCAGAGGTCTGCCCGCAGGGTGATGGTTTCCGCCCGCGCCGGCAACGCCAGGAACAGGCCGAGGAAAAGGACCGCAAGGTGGCGCATGGTTGTTCTGTCCTGCAACCGTGGTGGTGCGCCCTATCCTAACGGATCTGTGTTGACGATAAATTGCGACGGATCGGTTCCCTTACCGGTTCGCAGCCGTCCTGCCCGGCCCTCCGGACCGGCGGGCGGGACCGGCCGTCACCGCCCGGGCGGGGGCGCCACGGCCGCGGCATGCCCGACCGTCCAGTCCGTCAGGCCGTAGCGGCTCAGGATTTCCGCCAGCCGGCCGCTCCGGCGCATCTCGCGCAGGCCGGCATCCAGCACGGCCGCATGGTCCGCCGCCTTCGGATCGGCGGGGGAGAAGGCGATGTGGATCACCTCCGGCGCGCTGATCGCCTGACTTTCCGCCAGCCCCGTCAGCCCTTCGGCGGCCAGCGTGTAGTCCAGTACGTTGCGGTCCTCCAGCACCAGATCGACCCGGTTCGCCAGCAGCTTGCGCAGGTTCTGCACGGTCACGTCCTCGCCGGACGCGAGGCTGACGGCCTCGCCCGCCTCGGCATGGGCGGCGATGTAGGCGTCGATCTCCGGTTCGTAGCTGTAGTCGCGCACGGCGGCCAGTCGGTGGCCGTCCAGGCTCTCTGCGCCCCTGTAGGTGAAACCATATCCCCGCCGGGCGGCCAGCGCGTCGGAGGAGAAGCCGACGGCCTCTTCCCCGAAGACCAGATCCTCGCCCTCCTGCCGGGTGGCACCGATCACCCCGGAGATCTTGCCCTGCCGCACCGACTCCAGGGCGCGCGCCCAGGGCATCAGGGCATAGTCCACCTCGATGCCGCGGGCGGCGAACACCTCGCGGGCGATCTCCACCACATAGCCAGGGCGGGCACTGCCCGGGGCGCAGTTGTAGGGGCACCAGGCGTCGGCGCGCAGGGTGATGGTCTCCGCCCGCGCCGGCAGGGCGCCGGGCACGCCGGCGAGCATAAGCACGGCCAGTCCGCAAAGCCGCACCCTTGTGAACAGCCACGTCCGCATCCGAGGTCTCCCAGGAGCCTGTCCGTCCGGGCAGGATACCCATGCCCGGCCTCGGGAAAAGTGAAGCTATCGGGACAGCGGCACGGGGCGGTTGCGGCGGCCCGCTGCGGTCCGGGACATCCGGCTGCCCGCAGATGCCGGGCGTTGCCGTGCCGGGCCGGTTCGGCGATGGTGGCGTCATGTCCGACCGTTTCCGCCCCGTCCCATGAGCCGCCCTCCGGAGAGTCCGCCGCCGGCGCTTCCGCCGCTGGACTACGACACGGCCAAGGCCCTGGCCGCCGATCCCGACCCGGCGGTGCGGGCGGGGCTGGCAGCGCGCGCCGACGCGCGGCCGGAGCTTCTCTACTATCTGGCCGATGACGACAGCCCCGCGGTGCGCCGGGCCGTGGCGGCGAACGCGGCCACGCCGCTGCGGGCCTCTGCCCGGCTGGCGCGCGACCGGGACGACGATGTGCGCGTGCTGCTGGCGGGCAAGCTGGCCCGCGCCCTGCCGGGTCTTACCGCGGCCGAGCAGGCCGCCCTGCGCGACGTTGCCCACCATGCGTTGGAGCTTCTGGCGGCGGACCAGGTGGTGCGGGTCCGGGCGGCCGTTGCCAGCGCGCTCAAGGACGTGGACTGCGCTCCGCCCGGCCTTGTCGCCCGGCTTGCCCGCGATGTCGCCCGCGAGGTGGCGGAGCCGATCCTGCGCACCTGCGCCACCCTGTCCGATGCGGATCTGATCGCCATCCTGAAGGCGCAGCCGCAGCCCTGGGTGGCCGACGCCATCGCGCGCCGACAGGCTGCCGGTCCGGGGGTCAGCGATGCCGTTCCGGCCGGGGAGGCGCCTCCCCGGCCGGCACCGGACCTCGACCCGCCGCCGGAGCCGCCCGCGCCCGTCGCCCTGCCGCCGGCCCTGCCCGGGCAGGTCCTGGCCGTCCGCCCGGCCGTGCCCGAGGCCCTGGCCGGGCGCCTGTCCGAGGCGGTGCAGGACAGCCTGCACCAGGCGCTGGCGGAGCAGGGCGAGTTCGATCCGGAGACGCTGGAGGCCATCGCCGGCACGGCGCGGCGGCGCATTGACTGGGCCCGCGAGTATGCCCGGCGCGAGCCGCCGGAGGTCCGCGCCCGCCGCCTGCACGCGGACGGCACGCTGGACGAGGCGGCGGTGCTGGATGCGCTCGCCTGGGGCGACCGCCCCTTCGTCGAGATCGCTCTGGCCCTGCGTGCCGGCATCGCGGCGGAGGTCGTGCACCGCATCCTGGAGACGCAGCGGCCCAAGAGCGTGACGGCCCTGTGCTGGCGTGCCGGGCTTTCCATGCGGGCGGCCCGGGTCGTGCAGGCGAAGGCGGCCCGCATCCCCCTGCGCAGCGTCCTGAACGCCCGCCACGGCACCGACTATCCGCTGACCGAGGCGGAGATGCGGACGCTGCTCGCGCTCTTCGACATTCCCGGCTGAGATCGTCGGCCGGCGGGTCAGCGCAGACCCGCGGGACCCGTCCGGCCGGGGGCAGGGTCGTCCAGGCCCGGGCGCCGGGGTTCCTTCTCGATCAGCCTCCCGCTGTCCTCGCCGCGGGGACGGACGCCGGGGCCGCGGCCGGTCCAGTCCACCAGGACGCGGCGCCACTCCTCCACTGCGCAGCGCTCGCGCAGGGCCACCAGCTCCGGCGGCGGGCCGCAGCAGGAAGTGAAGGGCCGGACCCAGAGCGGGATCGACTGCATCGCAGGGTCGATCATGATCTCCAGCAGGTTGGCGTTCAGCCGGCAGTCCCCCAGCGGCTCGGACGCCGTCTGCGGCAGTTCCCGCTCCGCCCGCGGGCCGGAGGGGGCGGTGTCCGGCTGCGCCCGGGCGGGTCCTGCGACCGTCAGGGCCAGCAGAACGGTCAGCATCGTGGCCGGGGGGCCGGGCAACCGGGGCAGACGGACCCGATGCGGCGGGGACCGGCGGCGGGGTGTGGCATGCTGCATCGGGGACTCCTGTCGTCGTCGCTGGGGCGCGCCGGCGGCTCCGGCGGGCCGCCTTCCGGAAGAAGCAACCCCGCATCCGGGCCGGCTGTTCCCGCCGGAACCTAACCGGGTGGCGGCTTGCCCCGGCGGGCGAATCAGGCTAAGCACCGGCTCCGCGGACAGATCGCCGCAGCCACGGTGCCTCCGACGGGGTCCGGCTGCGGCCGGGAGCGCGCGGGGGATGCGCGTCCGTCCCGACGGGTCCTTCCGTTTCGCACAACCCGTTCCCAGAACGGCATAATCGAGGACGCAAACCCATGGCACGCAAGAAGATCGCACTCGTCGGCGCCGGCCAGATCGGCGGCACGCTGGCTTTGCTCGCCGGCCAGAAGGAGCTGGGCGACATCGTCCTGCTCGACATTCCCGACGCGGAGGGCGTGGCCAAGGGCAAGGCCCTCGACATCGCCGAGGCGTCGCCGGTCGAAGGCTTCGACGCGGGCTACACCGGCACCTCGAACTATGCCGACTTGGCCGGCGCCGACGTCGTGATCGTCACGGCGGGCGTGCCGCGCAAGCCGGGCATGAGCCGCGACGACCTGGTCGGCATCAACGCCAGGATCATCAAGGCGGTGGGCGAGGGCATCCGCACCCATGCCCCGGACGCCTTCGTCATCGTCATCACCAACCCGCTCGACGCCATGGTCGGCCTGATGCAGCAGGTCACCGGCTTCGACCCGGCCAAGGTGGTCGGCATGGCCGGTGTGCTGGACAGCGCCCGCTTCCGCTGGTTCCTGGCCGAGGAGTTCAAGGTCAGCGTCGAGGACGTGACCGCCTTCGTGCTGGGCGGCCACGGCGACACCATGGTGCCGTCGGTGCGCTACAGCACCGTCGCCGGCATCCCGCTGCCCGACCTCGTGAAGATGGGCTGGACCACGCAGGAGAAGCTGGACCAGATCGTGCAGCGCACCCGCGACGGCGGGGCGGAGATCGTCGGCCTGCTGAAGACCGGTTCCGCCTTCTACGCCCCGGCGGCCTCGGCCATCGCCATGGCGGAGAGCTACCTGAAGGACAAGAAGCGGGTCATGCCCTGCGCCGCCAGGCTGACCGGCCAGTACGGCGTGGACGGCCTCTATATCGGCGTGCCCGTGGTGATCGGCGCCGGCGGCGTGGAGAAGATCGTCGAGATCGAGCTGAACGCCGAAGAGCAGGCCATGTTCGACAAGTCGGTCGCGGCCGTGAAGTCCCTCGTCGAGGTCACGGCCAAGGTCGCCGGCTGACCCCGGCCGGCCCGACGCCGTTCCGGAACCCCGCGCCGTCCACCCGGCGCGGGGTTTTTCTTGCCCGCCCGCTACCGCCGCGGACCCGACAGGGTGGTGGCGCCGTCGGCATAGGTGAAGCCCGGCATCCTCTCCACCTCCGCCGCCGGCAGGTCCAGGGTGACCGGGCGCTTGCCGTCGGCGGCACCGGCGGGGTCCAGCTTCAGCGCCTCCGCCGGCACCCGCAGCAGCCCTTCGCCCAGGCCCAGCACGCCGCCGCGGCCCAGGATCACGGCCTCGATCCGCGCATCCGTGCCCTGCACGACGAAGTCGCGCACGGTGCCGATGCGCTCGCCCTCCCGGCTGACCGCGGTGCGGCCGATCAGGGCCTCGGCCTCGCGCGCCGTCAGCCGGGCCAGCCCGGCCGCCGCCCCGGGGGTCAGGGCGATCTCGGGATCGCCCTGCGCTGGCGCGGTGCGCAGGGCATCGGCCAGGGCGGGGGCACCGTCGTCGGGGGCATCTCCGTCCGGACCCGGCTGCACCGGGACCGGGGTCGTGGTGGCGATGTCGCCCTCTCGCGCCCCGGTGGTCAGCGGGGCCTGCACCTGGCGGTCGTCGGGGGGCGGCACGGGCAGCGTGGCGGCGTCCGGTGCGGGTGCCGGAACGGGCCGCAGCGGGTCTGCCGGCACGGCGGGCGGCCTGTCTTCGGTCGGGGCGCCCTGGGGGGCGCCCTGGGGCGCCGTCCGGGCGACGGCCGGGGACAGGGCGACGACCGCGGCCGTCAGGACGGCGGCAGTGGGCAGGCTGCGCATGGGGCGTGTCCCGTTTCTGGGGTGTGTGCGGGAAACGCGCCGCCAGCATGGCCGGTTCCGCCCCTTTCCGCCGGACGGGCGTCCGTCGCCATGCACTCCCGGCCCGTCACCGGGTCGGGTCAGCCCCGGCGCAGCAGGAAGACGGCCTGTTCGCCCAGCAGGTTGGAGGTCAGGCTGTCCGGTGCCGCCGGGATCGGGCGTCCCTTCGCCCCCAGGATCTCACCGTGCTCGATCACGACATCCAGGCCGCGGCAGAGGTCGATGAAGTCCGCGATGGTGCAGAAATGGATGTTGGGCGTGTCCCACCAGGCATGGCCCAGCGTCTCCGTCACCGGCATGCGGCCGCGGAACATCAGGTAGAGCCGCACCCGCCAGTAGGCGAAGTTGGGGACGGAGACGATGGCGTGCCGGCCGATGCGGACCAGATGGTCCAGCACCTCGCGCGGGCGGCGCATGGCCTGCAGGGTCTGCGACAGGATCACATAATCGAAGCTGTCGCTGGGATAGTCCTTCAGGTCGGTGTCGGCGTCGCCCTGGATGATCGGCAGGCCGCGGGCGACGCCGGCGCGCACCCCGTCCATGGACAGCTCCAGCCCGCGGCCGTCCACGCCCTTCTCCC
It encodes:
- a CDS encoding DUF2336 domain-containing protein → MSRPPESPPPALPPLDYDTAKALAADPDPAVRAGLAARADARPELLYYLADDDSPAVRRAVAANAATPLRASARLARDRDDDVRVLLAGKLARALPGLTAAEQAALRDVAHHALELLAADQVVRVRAAVASALKDVDCAPPGLVARLARDVAREVAEPILRTCATLSDADLIAILKAQPQPWVADAIARRQAAGPGVSDAVPAGEAPPRPAPDLDPPPEPPAPVALPPALPGQVLAVRPAVPEALAGRLSEAVQDSLHQALAEQGEFDPETLEAIAGTARRRIDWAREYARREPPEVRARRLHADGTLDEAAVLDALAWGDRPFVEIALALRAGIAAEVVHRILETQRPKSVTALCWRAGLSMRAARVVQAKAARIPLRSVLNARHGTDYPLTEAEMRTLLALFDIPG
- a CDS encoding PRC-barrel domain-containing protein, with the protein product MRSLPTAAVLTAAVVALSPAVARTAPQGAPQGAPTEDRPPAVPADPLRPVPAPAPDAATLPVPPPDDRQVQAPLTTGAREGDIATTTPVPVQPGPDGDAPDDGAPALADALRTAPAQGDPEIALTPGAAAGLARLTAREAEALIGRTAVSREGERIGTVRDFVVQGTDARIEAVILGRGGVLGLGEGLLRVPAEALKLDPAGAADGKRPVTLDLPAAEVERMPGFTYADGATTLSGPRR
- the metW gene encoding methionine biosynthesis protein MetW — protein: MADGSRFSAGRPAASRGPEPQGPDRRAPETGAASARSAGRIRADLRRIADWVEPGARVLDVGCGDGELLGYLVREKGVDGRGLELSMDGVRAGVARGLPIIQGDADTDLKDYPSDSFDYVILSQTLQAMRRPREVLDHLVRIGRHAIVSVPNFAYWRVRLYLMFRGRMPVTETLGHAWWDTPNIHFCTIADFIDLCRGLDVVIEHGEILGAKGRPIPAAPDSLTSNLLGEQAVFLLRRG
- the mdh gene encoding malate dehydrogenase, which translates into the protein MARKKIALVGAGQIGGTLALLAGQKELGDIVLLDIPDAEGVAKGKALDIAEASPVEGFDAGYTGTSNYADLAGADVVIVTAGVPRKPGMSRDDLVGINARIIKAVGEGIRTHAPDAFVIVITNPLDAMVGLMQQVTGFDPAKVVGMAGVLDSARFRWFLAEEFKVSVEDVTAFVLGGHGDTMVPSVRYSTVAGIPLPDLVKMGWTTQEKLDQIVQRTRDGGAEIVGLLKTGSAFYAPAASAIAMAESYLKDKKRVMPCAARLTGQYGVDGLYIGVPVVIGAGGVEKIVEIELNAEEQAMFDKSVAAVKSLVEVTAKVAG
- a CDS encoding substrate-binding periplasmic protein is translated as MLAGVPGALPARAETITLRADAWCPYNCAPGSARPGYVVEIAREVFAARGIEVDYALMPWARALESVRQGKISGVIGATRQEGEDLVFGEEAVGFSSDALAARRGYGFTYRGAESLDGHRLAAVRDYSYEPEIDAYIAAHAEAGEAVSLASGEDVTVQNLRKLLANRVDLVLEDRNVLDYTLAAEGLTGLAESQAISAPEVIHIAFSPADPKAADHAAVLDAGLREMRRSGRLAEILSRYGLTDWTVGHAAAVAPPPGR